A region from the Desulfocurvibacter africanus subsp. africanus DSM 2603 genome encodes:
- a CDS encoding phage virion morphogenesis protein, whose product MEIKVTIGHDTRRSAQLDAQLEALGGEAKDRQKNARRLAGYVRTQSRRNIRRQETVEGAPFAPRKRQRAARAMLKGLDKTLAVISRSKEGGGAAVTWKNALTAKIASRHQHGVGEEWTPDRAERVYGRPDYNAPCTRRQAKALLREGYRLMVPMKGGGRRPKRVSVLWLQTHFTLGHAGLVLRLMRTKKSQGKQSWLDTVPERPFLGVTSGEADRMCERLAKTVLGSVPK is encoded by the coding sequence GTGGAGATTAAAGTCACCATTGGCCATGACACCAGGCGCTCCGCGCAGCTCGACGCCCAGCTTGAAGCCTTGGGAGGCGAGGCCAAGGACCGCCAGAAGAATGCCCGCAGGCTGGCCGGTTACGTGCGTACACAATCCCGGCGCAACATTCGCCGCCAGGAGACCGTGGAGGGTGCGCCCTTCGCCCCGCGCAAGCGCCAGCGGGCCGCGCGGGCAATGCTGAAAGGCCTGGACAAGACCTTGGCCGTCATTTCCCGCAGCAAGGAAGGGGGCGGTGCGGCCGTCACCTGGAAGAACGCGCTCACCGCCAAGATTGCCTCCCGCCATCAACACGGCGTGGGCGAGGAATGGACGCCGGATCGCGCGGAACGGGTCTACGGCCGTCCCGACTACAACGCCCCATGTACGCGCCGGCAGGCCAAGGCGCTGCTGCGCGAAGGCTACCGGCTCATGGTGCCCATGAAGGGCGGCGGCAGACGGCCCAAGCGCGTCTCCGTGCTCTGGCTGCAGACGCATTTCACTCTGGGCCATGCGGGCCTGGTGCTGCGTCTCATGCGCACCAAGAAATCCCAAGGAAAGCAATCCTGGCTCGATACGGTGCCGGAGCGGCCATTCCTCGGCGTCACCTCGGGCGAGGCGGACAGGATGTGCGAGAGGCTCGCCAAAACCGTGCTGGGCAGCGTGCCCAAGTAG
- a CDS encoding DUF2586 domain-containing protein has product MLGKVQVNNLNLMQGPLPAIENYFLFVGRGAGTNEGALITVNQETDLDGVLGAEASNLKTQVEAARLNAGQNWNGCVIPLAEAATWADAVDFAMERTSVEAVVITDPVATAADVETMQAKAESIMASYMRPLFFIPCTRAPLATETWEAFLDAVRPVTQNVAADQVSPVGTIWGPEIGTYAGRLANRSVTVADSPMRVATGALVGTWTERPEDVNGRVLDMSVLEALDAMRFSVPQWYPDYPGTYWGDGNVLDVPGGDYQVIENLRVAQKAMRRVYPLAVARVADRRLNSTPASMAAAKTYFMRPLREMSRSSQILGQVFPGEIEPPQDGDIVIDWPSKYAVQLYMVVRPYNSPKSITCNILLDLSNNG; this is encoded by the coding sequence ATGCTCGGAAAAGTACAGGTCAACAACCTGAACCTCATGCAGGGGCCGCTACCGGCCATCGAAAACTATTTCCTCTTTGTCGGGCGCGGCGCTGGGACGAACGAGGGCGCGCTCATCACCGTGAACCAGGAAACCGACCTGGACGGCGTGCTCGGCGCGGAGGCCTCGAACCTGAAGACGCAAGTCGAAGCCGCGCGCTTGAACGCCGGGCAGAACTGGAACGGCTGCGTCATCCCCCTGGCCGAGGCGGCTACGTGGGCCGATGCCGTTGACTTCGCCATGGAGCGAACCTCGGTGGAGGCCGTGGTCATCACCGACCCGGTGGCCACCGCGGCGGATGTCGAAACCATGCAGGCCAAGGCCGAATCAATCATGGCCAGCTACATGCGGCCCTTGTTCTTCATCCCCTGCACGCGCGCGCCCCTGGCCACCGAGACCTGGGAAGCTTTTCTCGACGCCGTGCGGCCAGTCACGCAGAACGTCGCGGCCGATCAGGTGAGCCCAGTGGGCACGATATGGGGCCCGGAGATCGGCACCTATGCCGGTCGGCTGGCCAACAGATCGGTCACCGTAGCCGACTCGCCCATGCGCGTGGCAACAGGCGCCCTTGTCGGCACCTGGACCGAACGGCCCGAGGACGTGAACGGCCGCGTCCTGGATATGTCCGTGCTGGAGGCCCTGGACGCCATGCGCTTCTCGGTCCCTCAGTGGTACCCGGACTATCCCGGCACCTATTGGGGCGACGGCAACGTGCTCGATGTCCCCGGCGGCGACTACCAGGTCATTGAGAACCTGCGCGTGGCGCAGAAGGCCATGCGCCGGGTCTACCCGCTGGCCGTGGCCAGGGTGGCGGATCGTCGTCTCAACTCCACTCCGGCCAGCATGGCGGCAGCCAAAACCTACTTCATGCGTCCCCTGCGGGAGATGAGCCGCTCAAGCCAGATCCTCGGGCAGGTCTTCCCGGGCGAGATCGAGCCGCCCCAGGATGGCGACATCGTCATCGATTGGCCCAGCAAGTACGCGGTCCAGCTCTACATGGTCGTGCGGCCTTACAACAGCCCCAAGTCCATCACCTGCAACATCCTCCTGGATCTCTCGAACAACGGGTAG
- a CDS encoding ogr/Delta-like zinc finger family protein — MRISCDRCQSKARIATTREITPRLRKLYCACTNVECGHTFVMHLEFGHTISPSALDLPEATREALRDCVSPAQAQLVLAG, encoded by the coding sequence ATGCGGATTTCCTGCGACAGGTGCCAAAGCAAGGCCCGTATCGCCACCACCCGTGAGATTACCCCGAGGCTGCGCAAGCTATACTGTGCCTGTACCAATGTTGAATGCGGGCACACTTTCGTCATGCATCTGGAGTTCGGCCACACTATTTCCCCATCTGCCCTGGACCTGCCCGAAGCCACCCGCGAGGCGCTGCGCGACTGCGTTAGTCCTGCCCAAGCACAGCTTGTTCTGGCCGGATAA
- a CDS encoding phage protein, with the protein MSQRISGKNIDITIGDLSIHVEKATLSIEDNTEVAQDNGVPNGWVSGDAKAEGDLELDALAISLLSQAAKNAGSFRELPEFDILFYAKTGDSEEMKVEAFGCKVKLESLLDIDRKGGEKHISKLKYMVTSPDFVRINGVPYLSTSDTDGLVGG; encoded by the coding sequence ATGTCACAGCGCATCAGCGGCAAGAATATCGATATCACCATCGGGGATCTGTCCATCCACGTCGAAAAGGCCACGCTGTCCATCGAGGACAACACCGAGGTGGCGCAAGACAACGGCGTGCCCAACGGCTGGGTATCCGGCGACGCGAAGGCGGAGGGCGATCTGGAATTGGATGCCCTGGCCATCTCGCTCCTGTCCCAGGCGGCCAAGAACGCCGGTTCCTTCCGAGAGCTGCCGGAGTTCGACATCCTGTTCTACGCCAAGACCGGAGACAGCGAGGAGATGAAGGTCGAGGCCTTCGGCTGCAAGGTAAAGCTCGAATCGCTCCTCGATATCGACCGCAAGGGCGGGGAAAAGCACATCTCCAAGCTGAAGTACATGGTCACCAGCCCCGACTTCGTGCGCATCAACGGCGTGCCGTATCTCTCCACGTCCGACACCGACGGGCTTGTTGGCGGGTAA
- a CDS encoding head completion/stabilization protein, whose translation MSFNALTYQTSTATLAGDGWYPDIAVGEFQLMYRLPAEYAESLVEDHLGLARLWAVRQLQEWRAAQEMAGYLSLAEVPFAGLAGEATRLFKRAVYCHAKALLLGQFATVERREAAKNDAKESPETADRFYAWAQDAIADLCGRGRIVAELI comes from the coding sequence ATGAGCTTCAACGCCCTGACTTACCAGACCTCCACGGCCACCCTGGCCGGTGACGGCTGGTATCCGGACATCGCCGTGGGCGAGTTCCAGCTCATGTACCGCCTGCCGGCGGAATATGCGGAGAGCCTGGTGGAGGATCACCTCGGCCTCGCTCGCTTGTGGGCCGTGCGTCAGCTTCAGGAGTGGCGGGCGGCTCAAGAAATGGCCGGTTATCTCTCGCTGGCGGAAGTGCCTTTCGCAGGCCTGGCCGGTGAGGCGACACGGCTCTTCAAGCGGGCCGTTTACTGCCATGCCAAGGCCTTGCTGCTTGGGCAGTTCGCCACGGTGGAGCGCCGGGAGGCGGCTAAGAACGACGCCAAGGAATCCCCCGAGACGGCGGACAGGTTTTACGCCTGGGCACAGGACGCCATCGCGGATCTGTGCGGACGCGGCCGCATAGTAGCCGAGCTGATTTGA
- a CDS encoding phage portal protein has translation MGRKKHKRGSAAQSAGGSVQAFSFGDPEPVLNGALYDGLGVWLLDNGQYYQPPVPLRGLARLLRANAYHGPILEFKTNVVMRGFLTSPALSRRSMHAMATDYMVFANAYLRKVFNWYGEIIGLEHLPAINMRRMRNHDHYGLLTASGQIQPFQPGEVVHVKNYDVSQTIYGMPAYLGAIQSMLLNEDATLFRRRYYRNGAHMGYVFYSASAALQPEDSGRIKAAIEGSKGIGNFRNMYLHIPNGREKDVQILPVGDFSTRDELEKIKNISRDDIIAAHRIPPAMASIIPQAAGGFGDITKIDAVYEKNEITPVREVLLEVNEHLPERAKVGFALSKEAEEA, from the coding sequence ATGGGCAGGAAGAAACACAAGAGGGGGTCGGCAGCGCAAAGCGCCGGCGGAAGCGTGCAGGCCTTCAGCTTCGGCGATCCGGAGCCGGTACTAAACGGAGCGCTCTACGACGGCCTGGGCGTATGGCTGCTGGACAACGGGCAATACTATCAGCCGCCCGTGCCCCTGCGCGGCCTGGCCCGGCTGCTGCGCGCCAATGCCTACCACGGCCCCATCCTGGAGTTCAAAACCAACGTGGTCATGCGCGGGTTTCTGACCTCCCCTGCCCTGTCCAGGCGGAGCATGCACGCGATGGCCACGGACTACATGGTCTTTGCCAACGCCTACCTGCGCAAGGTCTTCAACTGGTACGGCGAGATCATCGGCCTGGAGCATCTCCCGGCCATCAATATGCGCCGCATGCGCAATCACGACCACTACGGCCTGTTGACCGCAAGCGGCCAGATCCAGCCCTTCCAGCCAGGCGAGGTGGTGCATGTCAAAAACTATGACGTGAGCCAGACCATCTACGGCATGCCCGCCTATCTGGGAGCCATCCAGTCCATGCTGCTGAACGAAGACGCGACCCTGTTCCGGCGGCGCTACTACCGCAACGGCGCGCACATGGGCTACGTGTTCTACTCGGCAAGCGCGGCCCTGCAGCCGGAGGACAGCGGTCGCATCAAGGCCGCCATCGAGGGCTCCAAGGGCATCGGCAACTTCCGCAACATGTACCTGCATATTCCTAATGGCCGAGAGAAGGACGTGCAGATCCTGCCCGTGGGTGACTTCTCCACCCGGGACGAGCTGGAGAAGATCAAGAACATATCCCGCGACGACATCATCGCCGCGCACCGCATCCCCCCGGCCATGGCCAGCATCATCCCCCAGGCCGCCGGCGGCTTCGGGGACATCACCAAGATAGATGCAGTCTACGAAAAGAACGAGATCACGCCCGTAAGGGAAGTGTTGCTCGAGGTGAATGAACATCTGCCGGAACGTGCAAAGGTCGGATTTGCGCTGAGCAAAGAGGCGGAAGAGGCCTAA
- a CDS encoding phage tail protein: protein MHKITALVAHIKEVTRLPREQITAFADKGNLAPTGRHLGEGENGEQIEIGIWKYDAVIQLERYAGDGQTLLAVILGWLADNDDDRNGLADPELDVEINDAKTCDVDIACEFEERITVIEDAAGPIVFNGKRWRIAEADITEAEAVAGMEGSRGD from the coding sequence ATGCACAAGATTACCGCCCTGGTCGCCCACATCAAAGAGGTCACCCGCCTGCCGCGCGAGCAGATCACGGCCTTTGCGGACAAAGGCAATCTGGCGCCGACGGGCCGACACCTGGGCGAGGGCGAAAACGGCGAACAGATCGAGATCGGCATCTGGAAGTACGATGCCGTTATCCAGCTCGAACGCTACGCCGGAGACGGCCAGACACTTCTGGCGGTCATCCTGGGCTGGCTGGCGGACAACGACGATGACCGGAATGGCTTGGCCGACCCGGAGTTGGACGTCGAGATAAACGACGCCAAGACCTGCGACGTGGACATCGCCTGCGAGTTCGAGGAGCGGATCACGGTCATCGAGGATGCCGCCGGCCCTATCGTTTTCAACGGCAAGCGCTGGCGCATCGCGGAGGCCGATATCACCGAAGCCGAGGCGGTAGCGGGCATGGAGGGCAGCCGTGGAGATTAA
- a CDS encoding phage major capsid protein, P2 family, with amino-acid sequence MNEQTRKLYAALMARFAHTYGIPSVERQFSIVPSIAQTLKDKIVESSTFLPKINILPVDELKGENILGSASSPVTGRTDTSQPGKERTPRNVLGMGSYSFELLQTNADVALPYRIMDAWAKFKDFAEHYARYVRERMASDMELIGWYGTSGAQDTDLVANPFLQDVNKGWLQYMRDNLPANILAQGATLNEIRIGEGGDWPNLDVAVNDLMQGIPEYMRKDLVALIGADLVAQEKSALYAAVGGQPTEKAQLNASLTTFGGIPWETPSNYPARGLVITSYNNLSIYQQADSWRRQIVDNPKKDQVEDYNSRNEGYLVETPEKFVGVEFANVKLPDGAGGWA; translated from the coding sequence ATGAATGAACAGACACGTAAACTTTACGCGGCCTTGATGGCCCGTTTCGCCCATACCTACGGCATTCCCAGCGTGGAGCGGCAGTTTTCCATTGTCCCTTCCATCGCTCAGACGCTCAAGGACAAGATCGTGGAGTCCTCCACCTTCCTGCCCAAGATCAACATCTTGCCGGTGGATGAACTCAAGGGCGAGAACATCCTCGGCTCTGCCTCCAGTCCGGTCACCGGCCGTACGGACACGTCGCAGCCTGGCAAGGAGCGCACGCCGCGCAACGTTTTGGGCATGGGCAGCTACAGCTTTGAGCTGCTGCAAACCAATGCCGACGTGGCCCTGCCGTACCGCATCATGGATGCCTGGGCCAAGTTCAAGGACTTCGCGGAGCACTATGCCCGCTATGTGCGGGAGCGCATGGCCAGCGACATGGAACTCATCGGCTGGTACGGCACCTCGGGCGCACAGGATACGGACTTGGTGGCCAACCCCTTTTTGCAGGACGTGAACAAGGGCTGGCTGCAGTACATGCGTGACAACCTGCCGGCCAATATCCTGGCCCAGGGAGCAACCCTGAATGAGATCCGCATCGGCGAAGGCGGTGACTGGCCCAACCTGGACGTGGCCGTCAATGACCTCATGCAGGGCATTCCCGAGTACATGCGCAAGGATCTGGTCGCGCTCATCGGCGCGGACCTCGTCGCGCAGGAGAAGTCCGCGCTCTACGCCGCAGTGGGCGGACAGCCCACGGAGAAGGCGCAGCTCAACGCCAGCCTGACCACCTTCGGCGGCATCCCCTGGGAGACGCCTTCCAACTACCCGGCGCGCGGGCTGGTCATCACCTCCTATAACAACCTGTCCATCTACCAGCAGGCCGACTCCTGGCGGCGGCAAATCGTGGACAACCCCAAGAAGGATCAGGTCGAAGACTACAACAGCCGCAATGAAGGCTATTTGGTCGAGACCCCGGAGAAGTTCGTGGGCGTGGAATTCGCCAACGTGAAGCTGCCCGATGGCGCAGGCGGGTGGGCTTAG
- a CDS encoding GPO family capsid scaffolding protein yields the protein MSKLTSEFRKIGQSGPTIDGRTIKPEWLLQAAESYSPATYTALIWPDHFRWQNYGKVLELKAEEEGGVVSLYARIQPNATYVWENQFGQRLFFSMEIEPSFAGTGKAYLVGLGITDSPASLGTDEMRFSQRKQSAGTVFVSNVECEFPAKEEPEPGWFTRFREMFSRLPSDQSHDNPQEDPMDKAQFEALQGKVNALGTAVEEIKGSLAAFTAASAQKPEAAEKPAAKPEDGSDKFATLTEAVTQLGQQVGDMAKRFEAAKPGTSVPPSTAPAEDQAPIY from the coding sequence ATGAGTAAACTCACCTCGGAATTCCGCAAGATCGGCCAGTCCGGCCCCACCATAGACGGCCGGACCATCAAGCCTGAATGGCTGCTGCAGGCTGCGGAATCCTATTCCCCGGCGACGTACACGGCCCTTATCTGGCCGGATCATTTCCGATGGCAGAACTACGGCAAAGTGCTGGAACTCAAGGCCGAGGAAGAGGGCGGCGTGGTCAGCCTGTACGCGCGTATTCAGCCCAACGCCACCTATGTCTGGGAAAACCAGTTCGGCCAGCGTTTGTTTTTCAGCATGGAGATTGAGCCAAGCTTCGCCGGCACGGGCAAGGCCTACCTTGTCGGGCTAGGCATCACCGATTCCCCGGCTTCGCTGGGCACCGACGAGATGCGCTTTTCGCAGCGCAAGCAGTCCGCCGGAACCGTTTTCGTCTCCAACGTGGAGTGCGAGTTCCCCGCCAAGGAAGAGCCCGAGCCGGGTTGGTTCACCCGTTTCCGGGAAATGTTCTCCCGCCTTCCCTCAGACCAAAGCCACGACAACCCCCAAGAGGACCCCATGGACAAGGCACAGTTCGAGGCGCTGCAGGGCAAGGTCAATGCCCTTGGCACCGCCGTAGAGGAGATCAAGGGATCGCTGGCCGCCTTCACGGCCGCCTCCGCGCAGAAGCCGGAAGCTGCCGAGAAGCCGGCTGCCAAGCCGGAGGATGGCAGCGACAAGTTCGCTACCCTGACCGAGGCCGTGACCCAGCTTGGACAGCAGGTGGGCGACATGGCCAAGCGCTTCGAGGCCGCCAAGCCTGGCACGTCCGTCCCGCCCAGCACTGCCCCGGCCGAAGACCAGGCCCCCATCTACTAG
- the gpM gene encoding phage terminase small subunit, translated as MGLMRNHQQAMQASRSIEPAGQKIASGARVLGTMPTGLMGGQKLAAMLSASLTEDLKALHNVASVERKADIKRNALIPKYRDYVERLMADGQRHDLIGWFLVWCFDAGCIEDGLRVAFWCLEHGQTLPERFKASLPLFVATQLLEWAEREYNAERTFEPYLSIVLLEIESDGPDSGNTWDLPDQVKAGFHRLLGLQAEREGKLSLAAQELERAFALGAKVKTALEAVKKRLARDGGQDGQDEQQQQPSDPPEEGGAEA; from the coding sequence ATGGGCTTGATGCGCAACCATCAACAAGCCATGCAGGCCAGCCGCTCGATTGAGCCGGCAGGGCAGAAGATTGCTTCCGGCGCGCGCGTGCTGGGCACCATGCCCACGGGCCTCATGGGCGGGCAGAAGCTCGCGGCCATGCTCTCCGCATCTCTGACGGAGGACCTCAAGGCGCTGCACAACGTCGCCTCGGTGGAACGCAAGGCGGACATCAAGCGGAATGCGCTTATCCCCAAGTACCGGGACTATGTGGAGCGCCTCATGGCCGATGGTCAGCGGCACGATCTCATCGGCTGGTTTCTTGTCTGGTGCTTTGATGCCGGATGCATCGAGGACGGGCTTCGGGTTGCCTTTTGGTGCCTGGAGCACGGCCAGACCCTGCCGGAGCGGTTCAAGGCCAGCCTGCCTTTGTTCGTAGCCACTCAGCTCCTGGAGTGGGCCGAGCGCGAGTACAACGCGGAGCGAACCTTCGAGCCGTACCTCTCCATCGTCCTGCTGGAGATCGAGAGCGACGGCCCCGATTCCGGCAATACTTGGGATCTCCCTGACCAGGTCAAGGCCGGCTTCCATCGCCTGCTCGGCTTACAGGCCGAGCGAGAGGGCAAGCTCTCCCTGGCTGCCCAGGAGTTGGAGCGCGCCTTTGCCTTGGGAGCCAAGGTCAAGACGGCCCTTGAGGCCGTAAAGAAGCGCCTGGCCCGCGACGGTGGCCAGGACGGTCAGGACGAACAGCAACAGCAGCCCTCCGACCCGCCCGAAGAAGGCGGAGCGGAGGCCTAG
- a CDS encoding terminase large subunit domain-containing protein, which produces METRNTGRAGGRNYPEEIKQAARGLYWKRYTVAEISETLNVPRRTVYHWATVGDWDALLTHETAEEAVQRRLALLAERDPKTQTELKEIELLIGSLERLQALRVKERQMLAATNMVSPEAAPQVVEGSERSSVNCPPQSRGNGGKRGPKIKNDVSRLTPDLFQEKFHTRFFDYQRQFRAAISQRNRMYLKSRQIGATWYFAQEAFENACLTGDNQIFLSATKAQSQVFRNYIVQLVGEGFDITLQGNPLILNTAHGKAELHFLSNNSKSAQSYHGHVYIDEFFWITKFRELFKVATGMAAHKKWRRTLFSTPSAVTHEAYGLWTGENFQKRFAKPKPWPDFSALRAGVPCPDSYFRQIITLADAQAGGCDLFDVKQLKLEYTPDEFRQLFGCEFIDDTQAVFALALLERCMADPADWQDVRPGDAHPVGNRPVWGGYDPSRSRDDASFVVLLPPLKGEKIRCIERHKWLGKSYLWQAARIKELADKYRFTHMGIDVTGPGIGVYEQVRQFCPVAMAINYAVQSKAVLVLKAKEVMEQERLQWDAGETDIGHAFLTIRQTTTDSGQITYSANRTASTGHADVAWAIMHGLAAEPLARQTGSSGCTVAIG; this is translated from the coding sequence ATGGAAACGCGGAACACAGGGCGTGCAGGCGGACGCAACTATCCAGAGGAGATCAAGCAGGCGGCCCGAGGGCTGTACTGGAAGCGATATACAGTCGCGGAGATCTCAGAGACGCTCAATGTACCGCGCCGCACCGTGTACCATTGGGCCACCGTGGGAGACTGGGACGCCCTGCTCACGCATGAGACGGCTGAAGAGGCGGTTCAGCGCCGCCTGGCGCTGCTGGCCGAGCGCGATCCAAAGACGCAGACCGAGCTAAAGGAAATCGAGCTGCTGATCGGTTCCCTGGAGCGCTTGCAAGCCCTGCGCGTGAAGGAGCGCCAAATGTTGGCGGCAACCAACATGGTGTCTCCGGAGGCGGCTCCGCAGGTAGTGGAGGGAAGCGAACGCTCGTCCGTGAACTGTCCGCCGCAATCACGCGGGAATGGCGGGAAGCGTGGGCCCAAGATCAAGAATGACGTTTCGCGCCTGACGCCCGACTTGTTCCAGGAGAAGTTCCACACCAGATTCTTCGACTACCAGCGCCAGTTCCGCGCGGCCATAAGCCAGCGCAACCGCATGTATCTCAAAAGCAGGCAGATCGGGGCGACCTGGTACTTCGCCCAGGAGGCCTTCGAGAATGCCTGCCTGACCGGCGACAACCAAATCTTCCTGTCCGCGACCAAGGCCCAGAGCCAGGTTTTCCGCAACTACATCGTGCAGCTCGTGGGCGAGGGATTCGACATCACCCTGCAGGGCAACCCGCTCATCCTTAATACCGCCCATGGCAAGGCCGAGCTGCACTTCCTGTCCAACAATTCCAAGAGCGCCCAGAGTTATCACGGGCACGTCTACATCGATGAGTTCTTCTGGATCACCAAGTTCCGGGAGCTGTTCAAGGTGGCCACGGGCATGGCCGCGCACAAGAAATGGCGGCGCACGCTGTTCTCCACGCCCTCGGCCGTGACGCATGAGGCCTATGGATTATGGACGGGCGAGAATTTCCAGAAGCGCTTCGCCAAGCCCAAGCCATGGCCGGACTTCTCCGCCTTGCGCGCCGGCGTGCCCTGCCCGGACAGCTACTTCCGACAGATCATCACCCTGGCCGATGCCCAAGCCGGCGGCTGCGACCTGTTCGACGTGAAGCAGCTCAAGCTGGAGTACACGCCAGACGAGTTCCGGCAGCTCTTCGGCTGCGAATTCATAGACGATACCCAAGCCGTGTTCGCCCTGGCGCTCCTGGAGCGCTGCATGGCCGATCCGGCTGACTGGCAGGATGTCCGGCCTGGAGATGCGCATCCCGTGGGCAACCGGCCGGTGTGGGGCGGCTACGACCCGAGCCGCAGCCGCGACGATGCCAGCTTCGTGGTACTCCTGCCGCCGCTCAAGGGCGAAAAGATCCGCTGCATCGAGCGCCACAAGTGGCTGGGCAAGTCATACCTGTGGCAGGCCGCGCGCATCAAGGAACTGGCGGACAAGTACCGCTTCACACACATGGGGATTGACGTAACCGGCCCCGGCATCGGCGTGTACGAGCAGGTTCGGCAGTTCTGCCCCGTGGCCATGGCCATCAACTACGCCGTGCAGTCCAAGGCCGTGCTGGTGCTCAAGGCCAAGGAGGTCATGGAGCAGGAGCGGTTGCAGTGGGACGCCGGGGAGACGGACATCGGGCATGCCTTTTTGACCATCCGGCAAACCACAACTGACAGTGGGCAGATCACCTACTCAGCCAACCGAACGGCCAGCACCGGCCATGCCGACGTGGCTTGGGCCATCATGCACGGTTTGGCGGCCGAGCCGCTGGCCAGGCAGACGGGCAGCTCTGGCTGCACCGTCGCCATCGGATAA